The genome window AATGGGGAATGAGCATCGATCTTTCTTCTTGCACCGGTTGCGGTTCTTGTGTGATCGCTTGCCAAGTGGAGAACAACATTCCTGTTGTAGGTCGTGATGAAGTTCGCGTCGGTCGCGAAATGCACTGGCTCCGAATCGACCGTTACTACATCGGCGAACCCGACAGGCCCGAAACTCTTCAAGTGGCTCACCAGCCTATGCTTTGCCAACAGTGCGACAACGCTCCTTGCGAAACCGTTTGTCCGGTTCTTGCAACCGTTCACAGTTCCGAAGGGATCAACGACATGGTTTACAACCGTTGCGTGGGAACTCGTTACTGCTCGAACAACTGTCCTTACAAAGTAAGACGTTTTAACTGGATGCAGCACTGGTATAACGGAGCGGAAGGTTCCAAAGCTCCTCGTTACTTGGGACTCAACCCGGAGGTTGCTGTTCGCGGTCGCGGGGTTATGGAAAAATGTAACTTCTGCTCTCATAGAATCGCGGAAGCGAAGATCGCGGCTAAAAACGAAGGCCGAGTTCTGAAAGACGGAGAAGTGAAAACCGCGTGCCAACAAAGTTGTGCGGCGGATGCAATCAGCTTTGGTAACACGAACGATAAGAGTTCGGAAGTTGCGAAACTTTCTTCCAGCCCGAGATCTTTCCGTGTCCTCGAATATCTGAACGTCGGTCCTCAGGTCGCTTACCTGACCCGGGTCAGAAGCTCAATTTAATGGAGTAACGTAAAAAGCTATGTCAATGTCCAACGCAGTCAAAGAAGCCCTGGATATCCAGCCTCTCGTAACCGGCGGTAAGTCGGTTCGGGACGTTACCGAGGATATCTTAAGACCGGTCGAAGCGTTCCCCACTTCTTTGTGGTGGAAGGCTTTCCTTCTGGTTCTTACCATTACCGTGATCGACTTAGGTATCATCGGATACCTGATGTGGGAAGGTCTCTACATCCTCGGGATCAACAATCCCGTGGCTTGGGGATTTTTCATCGTAAACTTCGTATTCTGGATCGGTATCGGTCACGCCGGAACCCTGATCTCGGCCGTTCTTTATCTGTTCCGCCAGGAATGGAGAACCGGGATCAACCGCGCCGCAGAAGCGATGACCATCTTCGCCGTATTAACCGCCGCTTCCAACCTGATCATCCACATCGGAAGACCTTGGGTGGGATTCTGGTTGTTCCCTTATCCGAACGAAAGAGGACCACTTTGGGTAAACTTCCGTTCTCCTTTGATTTGGGATACGTTCGCGGTTTCGACTTACTTAACGATCTCTCTCGTGTTCTGGTATATCGGTTTGATTCCGGATATCGCGGCCGTAAGAGACCGTTCCCAAGGAGAAATGAAACGTAAGATCTACGACATTCTTTCCTTAGGTTGGGTCGGTTCCAACAAGGCTTGGTCTCACCTCGAAATGGTGGCGATGATCCTCGCGGCTCTTTCCACTCCACTGGTTCTTTCGGTTCACACGATCGTATCCTTCGACTTCGCGGTTTCGATCCTTCCCGGATGGCACACCACGATTTTCCCTCCTTACTTTGTGGCAGGGGCGATTTTCTCGGGGTTCGCAATGGTCGTAACTCTGATGGTGATCGCGAGAGAAGTGTTTAATCTGAAAGATTATATCACCATGAAACACTTGGAGAACATGAACAAGGTCATCATGGTGACCGGTTTGATCGTAGGTCTTGCTTACTCCACCGAGTTTTTTATGGCTTGGTATTCCGGTAACGAATACGAAGGGTTTACTTTCGTAAACAGAGCCTTCGGTCCTTACGGCTGGGCTTACTTCATCATGTTTAGCTGTAACGTGTTTTCTCCGCAGGTATTCTGGTGGAAAAAACTCAGAACCAATATCCCGGTTATGTTCGTGATTTCGATCATCGTAAACATCGGTATGTGGTTCGAAAGATACGTGATCGTTATGACGACTCACGCGGACTTCCTTCCTTCCAGCTGGGATATGTATATCCCAACCGTTTACGACTTCATGATGCTCATCGGAACGTTCGGAATCTTCTTCACGTTGTTCCTTCTGTTCTGTAGAATCATGCCGGTTATCGCGGTCGCGGAAGTTAAAACCGTTATGCCTCACAAAGACGGAGGACACCACTGATGTATAAACCTCATAAAGAACAATTTCATACGTTCGAAGAAACAAGCTCGGGAGTATTCGGGCTTTTCGACAGCCCCGCGGAGATCATCTCTGCGGCGGAAAAAACCAAAGAGAAGAATTATACGGACTTCGATTGTTTCACTCCGTATCCGGTTCACGGTTTGGACGACGCGATGGGAGTTCCCCGTTCCGGTCTTCCTTGGGTGACGTTCTTCATGGGTCTTTTCGGATGCACCGTAGGTTTCGGAATGCAGTATCTGACCCACAAGTTCGATTGGCCCATCAACATCTCCGGTAAAAACCTGAACGCATGGTTCGCGTATATTCCGATTACGTTCGAATTCACCGTGTTTATGGCCGGTGTGGGAACCGCGGCGGCGATGTTCTTTTTAACCAGACTTCCGAAAATCAATCGGAGAGTTTTGCATCCGGACATCACTACGGACAAGTTCGCACTCTGGATTCCATCCTCTTCCAAAGGTTATAAGGAAGACGAGGTCGTGAACTTCATCAAGGGTCTCGGCGGAAAGAACGTCGAGGTTGTGAAATAGGAGCAGGGACAAGAATGAAATATTACAAATCTCTAATTTTCCTTTTGGCCGCTGTTCTATTCTGGAACTGCGAGTCCAAAACGCCTCCTCTGGAATACTTTCCGGATATGGCGGATTCTCCGGCGAGAGAAGCTCAGGAAGAGGACCCGATCGCACACGACGGAGCGGCTTCCAGAATTCCTCCGAAAGGAGCGGTTCCGGTGAATTATTATCCATACGAGTATCTCGGATTGGATGTAACACAATTACCGAATAAAGGACTTTCTAATCCTTTTAAAAACGATTTGGCCAATCTCCAAAAGGGAGAGGCTAAATATCAAACGTATTGTTCCCCTTGCCACGGCGTAAGAGGGGCGGGGAATGGAACCATCGTTGGTCCGGCTCCAAGAATCGGTTTTCCGGTTCCTGCCGTGATTTCTCCTAAGATCCAAGGATATTCCGACGGACAGATCTATCACGTAATGACCGCGGGTTGGGGAAGAATGAAGAGCTACGCTGCTCAAGTTTCTCCCGAAGACCGCTGGAAGATCGTTCTCTACGTGAGAAAACTCCAGGAATACGAGAACAGAACAAAAAAAGACGTGGCTAGGAATTAAGAATCATGGAAGTCAAAGTCGAACAAAATCTGATTAACTTCAAACTCGACTCCAAGACCCGCAGCGCCCTTTTCGGGATGATCGGGATCGGAGTCTTAAGTTTACTCATTGGGTATTTCACCCTTTCTCATACCCCTCCCAGACACGAGGGAGGACATTCCAATCCGGCTTGGTCCGCGTTTTTGATCGGAACCTTTTTTATCACCGGGATTTCGCTCGCGGGAGTTTTCTTCACTGCGATCAGCAATATCACCGGTGCTCATTGGTCCATTACGGTAAGAAGACTCGCCGAAGGTTACGGATTGTTTCTTCCCGTAGTCGCGGTTCTTTTACTGATTACTACGGTGGGAATCCACGATCTTTACGAGTGGAGTCACGAAGAAGTCGTAGCTCACGATCATCTTCTTCAGCACAAGAAGCCGTTGTTGAACACTCCTTTCTTCGTGATCCGAATGATTCTTTTCGGAGCGGCTTGGTCCGTTTTCGGATGGTTATTCCACAAACGTTCCACCAAACAAGACGGGGATAAGGACGTTGCACACACTCAGTTCAACGCGAGATTGGCCGGAGGATTTATCGTATTCTTCGCTCTTTCTTTCTCTCTTGCTTCTTTCGATTTGATCATGTCTTTGACCCCGCACTGGTTTTCCACCATGTTCGGAGTGTATTGTTTCGCGGGAGCGTATCAAACCGGACTTTCCACTCTCGTAATCATGATCTACTTTCTGAAAAAGAAAGGTTATCTCGGAAACTTAGTGAACGAAAACCATATCCACGATATCGGTAAGTTCATGCTCGGTTTCTGCGTGTTCTGGGCTTACGTGGGATTTTCACAGTTCATGTTGATCTGGTATGCGAGCATTCCGGAAGAAACTTTCTTTTACGAGCAGAGATTGACCGGCGGTTGGGAAGTGTTCACTTACGCTCTTCCGTTTATCAAGTTCATCCTTCCGTTTTTGTTGCTCTTGAACAGACCGAACAAAAGAGACATCAACTTTCTCGTGAAAGTTGCGATCTGGATCGTGTTTACGCAAGTGATCGAAATTTATTGGCTGGTGTTTCCGGCTAACTTCGAAAACTTCCAGCTTTCCGGACTTGTAGTAACTCTCGGAGCGGTGATCGGTTTTATCGGTCTTTTCGGTTTCGTAGTGTTGAAACGTTACGAGTCCGCGGCTCTGATTCCGGTGGGAGATCCAAGATTGGATCAATCCTTACATCATCATCAATAAGAGAGGAAGAACGATGAAAAAGAATTTAAAACTGACCGTTCTTTTAACAAGTATGGCTCTTCTTTTGGGAGCCTGTTCGAAACTCGCGCAGGTTACCAATCATAAGAATTGCGATCCTTCCTTAGTGAACGCTTCTCTGGAACCTACGGTTCCTATTTTTGCGGAAGCGGATGCGACTTCCGCAGTTAAGGAAAGAATCGCTCCCGGTTCCGTGGTTCGAGTGTATGACTACAGAAACCACGAAGCGAATCCTAAACTTTTCGTTCGTGTTAAGACCGAAAAAACCGAAGGCTGGATCAATCCTCGTTGTTTAGTGGTGGGACAGGATCCTGAAAAATCCGTTTTCACTTGGGGATACCGGAAAGACTACGTTCACTTTTACAATCCTGAAGACCACGAGCATTATCCGAACGGATACGAATTCCCGGAATACGCTTCTCTTCCTAAGGATAAGGTTCCTTTGGCAGAACTTGCTCCGGAACTGAAAAAGTAAAACAGCAACCGTTACTTAAAACATTGGAAAGCTCCATGCCGCTTCGAAAGAAGGGCATGGATTTTTTTTTGCCGTGATATTGTTTGAACTAAAAGTCTTCGGTATTCGAAAATATTATCAATTCTTAAAATACATTCGTTTTTTGTCCGAGCTCGAGCAAAGGACGAATATATTAAAAAAGGGGTTTTGACGTGAGAAATTTAAGTTTCATTTTGATTGTTGTTGTAGGTTTCGTTTTCAATTGTAATCGACATTTTTTTCTTAAGGAGTTCCCGGTCTCGGGTGATGTTAAGATTGAGAAAAGAC of Leptospira sanjuanensis contains these proteins:
- the nrfD gene encoding NrfD/PsrC family molybdoenzyme membrane anchor subunit, which codes for MSNAVKEALDIQPLVTGGKSVRDVTEDILRPVEAFPTSLWWKAFLLVLTITVIDLGIIGYLMWEGLYILGINNPVAWGFFIVNFVFWIGIGHAGTLISAVLYLFRQEWRTGINRAAEAMTIFAVLTAASNLIIHIGRPWVGFWLFPYPNERGPLWVNFRSPLIWDTFAVSTYLTISLVFWYIGLIPDIAAVRDRSQGEMKRKIYDILSLGWVGSNKAWSHLEMVAMILAALSTPLVLSVHTIVSFDFAVSILPGWHTTIFPPYFVAGAIFSGFAMVVTLMVIAREVFNLKDYITMKHLENMNKVIMVTGLIVGLAYSTEFFMAWYSGNEYEGFTFVNRAFGPYGWAYFIMFSCNVFSPQVFWWKKLRTNIPVMFVISIIVNIGMWFERYVIVMTTHADFLPSSWDMYIPTVYDFMMLIGTFGIFFTLFLLFCRIMPVIAVAEVKTVMPHKDGGHH
- a CDS encoding DUF3341 domain-containing protein, which produces MYKPHKEQFHTFEETSSGVFGLFDSPAEIISAAEKTKEKNYTDFDCFTPYPVHGLDDAMGVPRSGLPWVTFFMGLFGCTVGFGMQYLTHKFDWPINISGKNLNAWFAYIPITFEFTVFMAGVGTAAAMFFLTRLPKINRRVLHPDITTDKFALWIPSSSKGYKEDEVVNFIKGLGGKNVEVVK
- a CDS encoding c-type cytochrome, coding for MKYYKSLIFLLAAVLFWNCESKTPPLEYFPDMADSPAREAQEEDPIAHDGAASRIPPKGAVPVNYYPYEYLGLDVTQLPNKGLSNPFKNDLANLQKGEAKYQTYCSPCHGVRGAGNGTIVGPAPRIGFPVPAVISPKIQGYSDGQIYHVMTAGWGRMKSYAAQVSPEDRWKIVLYVRKLQEYENRTKKDVARN
- the lsa16 gene encoding E-cadherin-binding lipoprotein adhesin Lsa16, with the protein product MKKNLKLTVLLTSMALLLGACSKLAQVTNHKNCDPSLVNASLEPTVPIFAEADATSAVKERIAPGSVVRVYDYRNHEANPKLFVRVKTEKTEGWINPRCLVVGQDPEKSVFTWGYRKDYVHFYNPEDHEHYPNGYEFPEYASLPKDKVPLAELAPELKK